CTTCCTTTGTTTTCATGTTTATCCTCTTCGGTGCCTTTCTGCTGCGCTCCGGAGCAGGCGATTTTGTAGTCAATCTGGCCCGGGCCGTGGCCGGTAAAACCGCGGGCGGTCCGGGACTTGTTGCCGTTTTTGCCTCCGGGCTGACCGGAACTATTTCTGGATCGGCTGTTGCCAACACCGCCTCGACGGGAGTTATCACCATTCCCTTAATGAAGAAGGCAGGATTTAAAGCTAAATTCGCCGCCGGAGTAGAAGCCGCCGCGTCCACCGGTGGCCAGCTCATGCCGCCGATAATGGGAGCCGGCGCATTCGTGATGGCCAGCTACACTCAGATTCCCTACACAACCATCGTGGCGGTCTCTATCCTCCCTGCCATTCTCTATTTTGCCACGGTCGGCTTTTTTGTGCGGGTGGAGGCCAAGCGCATCAACATCTCAGTGATTGACGATGAACAGCTGAAACTGATCGATGTTCTCAAGGAAGGCGGCCTCCCCTTCCTGCTGCCGATAGCAACACTCATCGGTTTGCTGGTCTATGGCTTTACTCCAACCTATGCTGCGGGTATCTCCATTCTGGCCGTTATCGTCTCTTCCTGGATCACCCCAAACCGCATGGGAGTCAGGGCAATCATGGATGCTCTGGCACTGGGTGCCCGGAATATGGTGATGACCGCAATTTTGCTCTGCAGTGTCGGACTCATCGTCAATGTTATTGCCACGGCAGGCATCGGCAACACCTTTTCCCTGATGATAACCAACTGGGCAGGTTCGAGTCTGCTCATTGCCCTGATCCTCATTGCCCTGGCCTCGCTGGTGCTGGGGATGGGACTGCCGGTAACAGCTGCCTATATCGTCCTTGGCACCTTATCCGCACCCGCCCTCTACAATCTCATTGCCGATGCCCAACTCGTCGAGATTCTCTCAAAAGGAATGCTTTCCGAAGAGGCAAAGACCGTATTTATGCTGGCTGCTCCCGACAAGATGGAGATGCTCAATCAGCCGATGTCGCTGGAGGAGGCACGTCGGCTGCTCTCCGAGGTACCTTTGAATCTCGCCGGAACAATACGGGACCTCGGCATCAGCCCCGAAGTCTCGACCTCTGTGCTGC
This window of the Desulfopila inferna genome carries:
- a CDS encoding TRAP transporter permease, translated to MENPRNDFAAPRGCTEKTIYFLGIAVSLMHIYFNIVDVIPSLWQNALHYSGFSLLCILVYPFFLRKGARGILLFDVLPGILAAIAAIYMIAMEDAIYARGVHLSLIEWFAGILLILSAIEFTRRTTGWIIPILIILSLTYVSWWGSLLSGVFKFSGLTAETILFRSIYGDDGLFGNIALISSSFVFMFILFGAFLLRSGAGDFVVNLARAVAGKTAGGPGLVAVFASGLTGTISGSAVANTASTGVITIPLMKKAGFKAKFAAGVEAAASTGGQLMPPIMGAGAFVMASYTQIPYTTIVAVSILPAILYFATVGFFVRVEAKRINISVIDDEQLKLIDVLKEGGLPFLLPIATLIGLLVYGFTPTYAAGISILAVIVSSWITPNRMGVRAIMDALALGARNMVMTAILLCSVGLIVNVIATAGIGNTFSLMITNWAGSSLLIALILIALASLVLGMGLPVTAAYIVLGTLSAPALYNLIADAQLVEILSKGMLSEEAKTVFMLAAPDKMEMLNQPMSLEEARRLLSEVPLNLAGTIRDLGISPEVSTSVLLSAHMIIFWLSQDSNVTPPVCLTAFTAAAIAKTQPMTTGLEAWKIAKGIYIVPLLFAYTPLIGGSWYEVMEIFIFALIGLYAFSGALQGCLENRLSLPLRLFALVLAAAMLWPASLYVHLIAALLFGMLFFFNLRGKPEPSAAAGR